The following are encoded in a window of Fretibacter rubidus genomic DNA:
- the rnpA gene encoding ribonuclease P protein component — translation MDKNNKLGSLKKRSEFLYVRDGRYKAQGGVVVQMRETPPETPPETHQASGTVSGEPLIRVGFTATKRIGNAVVRNRAKRRLRALARCVLPQYGLPGYDYVFIARNNTHTRAYDALLDDCSKALLSLRDYAQKTDIKTTRNKTP, via the coding sequence ATGGATAAGAATAACAAACTCGGGTCGCTAAAAAAGCGGTCCGAGTTTTTGTATGTGCGCGATGGCCGTTACAAAGCCCAAGGCGGCGTTGTGGTGCAAATGCGCGAAACGCCCCCCGAAACGCCCCCTGAAACGCATCAAGCAAGCGGCACGGTCAGCGGTGAACCTCTGATTCGCGTGGGCTTCACCGCGACCAAGCGTATTGGTAATGCAGTGGTTCGAAACCGCGCAAAACGGCGTCTTCGCGCCCTTGCCCGCTGCGTTTTACCGCAATACGGCTTGCCCGGTTACGACTATGTGTTTATTGCCCGCAATAATACTCATACACGCGCCTATGACGCCCTGCTTGACGATTGTTCCAAAGCCCTGTTAAGCCTCCGTGACTATGCGCAAAAGACAGACATAAAGACGACACGCAACAAGACGCCGTAA
- the argB gene encoding acetylglutamate kinase: MLTRRKNENGWTSAQTLSEALPFIQRYADQTIVIKFGGNAMGSEELTRQFANDVVLLRQFGIRPVIVHGGGPQIGDMLGRLNIKSEFVDGLRVSDIETVDVAEMVLSGAINKALVQAINEAGGRAVGLSGKDANLIKARQLREDLGFAGEPVETDISVLNTLSADGFIPVVSPISAGETGGSYNVNADTAAGVIAGALGASRLMLLTDIEGVKDKSGNLLTNLSVGDARGLIKDGTASGGMIPKIETAINAVEAGVRAVVILDGRRAHGLLVELFTDDGAGTLLR; this comes from the coding sequence ATGTTAACGCGCCGCAAAAATGAAAATGGATGGACAAGCGCCCAGACTTTGTCAGAGGCCCTGCCCTTTATCCAACGCTATGCGGATCAAACGATTGTCATTAAATTTGGCGGCAATGCCATGGGGTCAGAAGAGCTGACCCGTCAATTTGCCAATGATGTTGTGCTGCTGCGCCAATTTGGCATTCGCCCGGTCATTGTGCATGGCGGCGGACCCCAGATTGGCGATATGCTTGGTCGCCTCAATATCAAAAGTGAATTTGTTGATGGCCTGCGCGTCTCTGATATTGAAACCGTAGACGTTGCCGAAATGGTGCTCTCTGGCGCAATTAACAAAGCCCTTGTCCAGGCCATAAATGAGGCCGGCGGCCGCGCGGTTGGTTTGTCAGGCAAAGACGCAAACCTTATAAAAGCCCGCCAGCTGCGCGAAGATCTGGGCTTTGCGGGTGAACCCGTAGAAACTGATATATCAGTGCTGAACACCTTATCAGCCGACGGCTTCATCCCCGTCGTCTCCCCTATTAGTGCGGGCGAGACAGGCGGCTCATATAACGTCAATGCCGACACAGCCGCAGGCGTCATTGCGGGGGCGCTGGGTGCGTCGCGGCTGATGCTGTTGACCGATATTGAAGGCGTCAAAGATAAGTCTGGCAACCTTTTGACCAATCTGTCTGTTGGTGATGCGCGCGGCCTTATTAAAGACGGCACCGCGTCGGGCGGCATGATTCCCAAAATTGAAACCGCAATTAATGCGGTCGAGGCGGGTGTGCGCGCTGTGGTCATTCTTGATGGTCGCCGCGCTCACGGCTTGCTGGTAGAACTGTTTACTGATGACGGTGCAGGAACGCTGCTGCGATGA
- the fmt gene encoding methionyl-tRNA formyltransferase, with protein sequence MNLRVVFMGTPDFAVPSLSELIANGYDVVRVYTQPPRPAGRGKSLTKSPVHQFAEIMGIPVETPEKFRKSRVIDGLAALDADVACVVAYGQILPQRALDAPRLGCLNLHGSLLPRWRGAAPVQRAIMAGDAQTGVQIMQMAAGLDTGDVLLSETVPIADNDTAATLSERLSRIGAGMWPRALAALDRGGLTPTPQSGEPTYAHKIDKSEARIDWTRPARDLDCHIRGLAPFPGAWCEIGGQRVKIHMAKPEDGQGGAGTALDDKGLIACGQGALRLITVQPAGKGKMSFDDYAKGRPLPAGKKLL encoded by the coding sequence ATGAACCTCCGCGTCGTTTTTATGGGTACGCCCGATTTCGCCGTGCCGTCTTTGTCAGAATTAATTGCCAATGGTTATGATGTGGTGCGGGTTTACACCCAACCGCCGCGCCCAGCGGGTCGGGGAAAATCACTCACAAAATCGCCCGTGCATCAATTTGCAGAGATTATGGGCATCCCTGTTGAGACCCCTGAAAAATTTCGTAAAAGCCGCGTGATTGACGGACTAGCGGCGCTTGACGCTGATGTCGCCTGTGTTGTCGCCTATGGTCAAATTCTTCCGCAACGTGCGCTAGACGCGCCGCGCTTGGGATGCCTTAATCTACACGGATCGCTGCTGCCGCGGTGGCGCGGGGCGGCCCCTGTGCAGCGCGCCATTATGGCGGGCGACGCGCAGACAGGCGTACAGATTATGCAAATGGCAGCGGGCCTTGATACGGGCGATGTCCTGCTATCAGAGACCGTGCCGATTGCAGATAATGACACAGCCGCGACCCTCTCTGAGCGTTTATCGCGTATTGGGGCTGGCATGTGGCCGCGCGCGTTGGCGGCGCTTGACCGCGGCGGCCTGACCCCGACCCCGCAATCGGGAGAGCCGACATATGCCCATAAAATTGATAAATCTGAAGCCCGCATCGATTGGACCCGTCCCGCGCGTGATTTAGATTGCCACATTCGCGGCCTCGCCCCTTTCCCCGGTGCGTGGTGCGAGATCGGCGGACAGCGCGTGAAAATTCATATGGCCAAGCCTGAGGATGGACAGGGCGGTGCGGGAACCGCCCTAGATGATAAGGGCCTGATTGCGTGTGGCCAAGGCGCGCTACGGCTCATCACTGTGCAACCTGCGGGTAAAGGTAAAATGAGCTTTGACGATTACGCCAAAGGCCGCCCCCTGCCCGCTGGCAAAAAGCTTTTATAA
- a CDS encoding NAD(P)/FAD-dependent oxidoreductase, producing the protein MTKQYDVDLCIIGAGSAGLSMAAGAAQLGRSVVLYEGEKMGGDCLNYGCVPSKALIAAGKHAHALGAGAEFGVKPAKATVNFNTVKAHIQGVINHIAPVDSQERFEGLGCIVIREHARFKDKNTVVSDTTEVRAKRFVIATGSRASAPPIPGLSDTPYLTNEDIFSVKTQPKHLLIIGAGPIGLELGQSFLRLGSKVEIIDIAAPLGRSEPEHADILVKALTEEGLIFHTPAKTKLIRKTDTGVAIDLEDGRTLEGTHLLVAAGRSPSISGLDLDAGGIKHSRAGIETDDCLRTSNPKVFAAGDVAAGKGGLTHAAGFHAGILIKSFYFLPPGLNRIMGKATTDRMPAAIYTQPELASIGMTEAQAKEAGHSVKALHFEFDENDRAIAERSDVGGVKIIATKRGKILGASIVGEGAGDLIQMISVAMTNNVKVMGLVSIIAPYPTRGEAVKRAASSMYKEAFGSSKTQKLAGFMSKFH; encoded by the coding sequence ATGACCAAACAATATGACGTTGATTTATGCATTATTGGCGCGGGCTCTGCCGGGCTGTCTATGGCGGCGGGCGCGGCCCAACTTGGTCGGTCTGTTGTCCTTTATGAGGGCGAGAAAATGGGCGGCGACTGCCTTAATTACGGTTGTGTGCCGTCAAAGGCCCTGATTGCGGCGGGCAAGCACGCCCATGCGCTGGGTGCGGGCGCTGAATTTGGCGTGAAACCTGCCAAAGCCACAGTGAATTTTAACACGGTTAAAGCGCATATCCAGGGCGTGATTAATCATATCGCCCCTGTCGATAGCCAAGAACGCTTTGAAGGCTTAGGCTGTATCGTTATTCGCGAACATGCGCGGTTTAAGGATAAAAACACGGTGGTCTCTGATACCACCGAAGTGCGCGCGAAACGCTTTGTTATCGCAACAGGTAGCCGCGCTTCGGCCCCGCCCATCCCGGGTCTGTCTGATACGCCCTATTTAACCAATGAAGACATTTTCTCGGTGAAAACCCAGCCTAAGCATTTGCTAATTATTGGGGCTGGCCCGATTGGTCTGGAATTGGGGCAATCATTTTTACGGCTTGGGTCCAAAGTCGAGATTATCGACATCGCAGCCCCACTGGGCCGCTCTGAACCTGAACACGCCGATATCCTCGTTAAAGCCCTCACTGAGGAAGGCCTTATATTCCACACGCCCGCCAAGACTAAACTCATCCGGAAAACCGACACAGGTGTGGCCATCGATTTAGAAGACGGCCGCACATTAGAGGGCACGCATCTGCTCGTCGCGGCAGGACGTTCGCCAAGTATTTCTGGACTGGATTTGGATGCGGGCGGCATTAAACATAGCCGTGCAGGCATTGAGACCGATGATTGCCTGCGTACGTCAAACCCCAAAGTCTTTGCGGCGGGTGATGTGGCGGCGGGCAAGGGCGGTCTGACCCACGCCGCTGGCTTTCACGCAGGCATTCTAATTAAATCCTTTTACTTCTTGCCGCCTGGACTTAACCGCATCATGGGCAAGGCGACAACGGACCGCATGCCCGCCGCAATTTATACGCAGCCAGAGCTTGCTAGCATTGGCATGACTGAAGCCCAGGCCAAAGAGGCGGGACATAGCGTCAAAGCCTTGCATTTTGAATTTGATGAAAATGATCGTGCCATTGCCGAGCGTTCAGACGTTGGCGGGGTTAAAATCATCGCGACAAAACGCGGCAAAATCCTTGGTGCGTCAATCGTCGGCGAAGGGGCCGGTGACCTTATTCAAATGATATCGGTGGCGATGACCAATAATGTCAAAGTCATGGGGCTCGTGTCGATTATCGCGCCTTATCCGACACGCGGAGAGGCCGTGAAGCGCGCCGCAAGTTCTATGTATAAAGAGGCGTTTGGTAGCTCTAAGACCCAAAAGCTTGCGGGTTTTATGAGCAAGTTTCACTAG
- a CDS encoding DUF1036 domain-containing protein: protein MKTQRFITSLVIGILSVSPATAQDNDPLASVNSDPNVWNICNETSYVLRIAVGTMMDGRMTPRGWQQLRSGACISETPPPNSPRYVFAESAPVHLGRIREWTGKVKLCASRDDFTADATRSCALQDLETREFLHVNPTERNTTFIEADNFGENADTAGLQRLLRDNGYKISRIDGIPGRRTSRTLSQFIKDKDLPKTMSDGETFDALITAAQERQESIGLKICNNSTNRIWVATAARDATEWQSRGWWPIEVNDCARPITDSLSGQDAHLYAAQEQVAPEPDTLPPPDKQLRIVTAKPVQFCVGEGVFSAMGNEFCEDRGYRAVSFRPMPTDIDGTTITLTDADFTTPNAIGLRR from the coding sequence ATGAAAACTCAGCGTTTTATCACAAGCCTTGTCATCGGAATTTTATCTGTATCGCCAGCGACCGCGCAGGACAATGACCCGCTAGCGTCTGTCAATTCTGATCCTAATGTTTGGAATATTTGTAACGAGACATCCTATGTGTTGCGCATAGCTGTGGGCACTATGATGGACGGCAGAATGACGCCTCGCGGCTGGCAACAATTGCGCTCTGGCGCCTGCATTTCCGAAACGCCGCCGCCTAATTCGCCCCGTTATGTCTTTGCGGAAAGCGCTCCTGTCCATTTGGGGCGTATCCGGGAATGGACAGGCAAAGTTAAATTATGCGCCAGCCGTGATGACTTCACAGCCGACGCTACACGCAGCTGCGCCCTACAAGATCTGGAAACGCGTGAGTTTTTGCACGTCAATCCAACAGAGCGGAACACAACCTTTATTGAAGCGGATAATTTTGGCGAGAACGCCGACACAGCAGGTCTGCAACGCTTGCTGCGAGATAATGGCTATAAAATCTCACGCATTGACGGCATTCCTGGACGACGCACAAGCCGTACATTATCTCAATTTATCAAAGACAAAGACTTGCCTAAAACCATGAGTGATGGGGAGACCTTTGACGCGCTCATCACGGCAGCGCAAGAACGCCAAGAGAGCATCGGGCTAAAAATTTGTAATAACTCCACCAACCGTATTTGGGTCGCAACAGCGGCGCGCGACGCAACGGAATGGCAATCACGCGGATGGTGGCCCATCGAAGTCAATGATTGCGCCCGCCCTATCACCGATAGTCTATCAGGCCAAGACGCCCACTTATACGCCGCCCAAGAACAAGTCGCGCCAGAGCCTGACACACTCCCCCCACCCGATAAACAGCTTCGAATAGTCACAGCCAAGCCTGTGCAGTTTTGTGTCGGCGAAGGCGTCTTTTCGGCCATGGGCAATGAATTTTGCGAAGACCGGGGCTACCGTGCTGTCAGCTTTCGGCCTATGCCAACTGATATTGACGGCACGACCATCACACTCACTGATGCCGATTTCACAACACCTAACGCCATAGGACTTCGCCGCTAA
- a CDS encoding DUF547 domain-containing protein: MTFATMATKLAVTSLMGAALMASTVVPAFAQTQPTDGTAAMTTTQARLDAPAARWNTVLGTYVKPLNTDGVALFDYAGLKASPEDRAALTAYIDYLAGQTPSTMDAPQATAYWANLYNALTVDVVIDNYPVKSIKDIKSGLFTPGPWKKKLVTVEGKKLTLDDIEHGILRVKYPSPLIHYMVNCASIGCPNLKDGLWTADTLEADREAAARDFINAPNGVTIKGDKLTVSSIYNWFKEDFGTTDDNILAHLSDYAGNELKAAIEGGASIARDDYNWSLNDARNK; the protein is encoded by the coding sequence ATGACTTTTGCGACCATGGCGACAAAACTCGCTGTTACAAGCCTTATGGGGGCCGCTTTGATGGCATCTACAGTTGTGCCAGCCTTCGCGCAAACTCAGCCAACAGACGGGACTGCAGCTATGACGACAACTCAGGCGAGATTGGACGCTCCCGCGGCACGGTGGAACACAGTGCTAGGAACTTACGTTAAACCGCTTAATACTGACGGCGTGGCGTTGTTTGATTATGCCGGGTTAAAAGCCAGCCCAGAGGACCGCGCGGCGCTTACCGCTTATATTGACTATCTTGCGGGCCAGACGCCGTCGACAATGGACGCACCGCAGGCAACAGCATATTGGGCGAACCTTTATAATGCGCTGACTGTGGATGTGGTGATCGACAATTATCCTGTAAAATCGATTAAGGATATTAAATCAGGACTTTTCACGCCGGGACCGTGGAAGAAAAAACTGGTGACTGTTGAAGGCAAAAAATTGACGCTAGATGATATTGAACACGGCATATTGCGCGTAAAATATCCTTCGCCGCTTATTCATTACATGGTCAATTGCGCCTCTATCGGATGTCCGAATTTAAAAGACGGCCTTTGGACGGCTGACACGTTGGAGGCTGACCGCGAGGCGGCGGCGCGTGATTTTATCAATGCGCCCAACGGCGTCACGATTAAGGGTGATAAATTGACTGTGTCGTCCATTTATAATTGGTTCAAAGAAGATTTTGGCACGACCGACGACAATATCCTCGCGCATTTAAGTGATTATGCAGGGAATGAACTCAAAGCCGCAATTGAGGGCGGAGCCAGCATTGCGCGTGATGATTATAATTGGTCGCTTAATGATGCGCGCAACAAATAA
- the yidC gene encoding membrane protein insertase YidC: MEDQKNFILAIVLSSIVMLGYWFFFGKPLAEEARKNVALERAAVEQQITAPEPKPLVTRDAAISSNANTGGRIKIDTPSLSGSFSVTGSMIDDVRLKQYNRTLEADSDTVIMLTPRGAEHAAYIFDNWTTTDAGSGINTPWAVVSGDMLTPTTPIVMEFNGNGYSVTRTVTVDERYLITFSDVVTNTSGAEINLVRKGISRQHGLPDDLTNFFIIQEGPVAIVDNELVKMKYKKLSKKRELLETGEGGWVGLTDKYWLSAAIAPQGKNMTAKFGYREINGEEVYEAAYVTTPVTITPGSSVESIGRVFVGAKDRAVLVDYEQELGIAQFERAIDWGAMRILVRPMSSVLSWLGKQVGNYGVAILIMTFVIKLLMFPLFNKQYASQAKMKKVQPKQKKLQELYKDDRMKLQQEIMALYKKEGVNPMSGCLPIIPTIFVFFALYKTVFINVDLRHEPFFGWIRDLSAKDPLSILNGFGALPWPAVPLEFLSFFAIGPLALLYGITMAMMYSLTPQNAGGGEQAEMMAKMMKFMPWIFMFILAPFAAGLLIYWVWNNILSFLQQYIITRKFKVDTPIDAFFRKITGKPDPVEDGS; encoded by the coding sequence ATGGAAGATCAAAAGAACTTCATTCTCGCCATTGTGCTCTCTAGTATTGTTATGCTGGGCTATTGGTTTTTCTTTGGAAAACCTTTGGCCGAAGAAGCCCGCAAAAATGTGGCTTTAGAACGCGCGGCCGTCGAGCAACAAATCACGGCACCAGAGCCTAAACCACTTGTCACCCGCGACGCCGCCATCAGCAGCAATGCCAATACAGGCGGTCGTATTAAGATCGATACACCGTCCCTGTCTGGATCGTTTTCTGTCACAGGATCCATGATTGATGATGTCCGTCTGAAACAATATAATCGCACATTAGAGGCCGACAGCGACACCGTCATCATGTTGACCCCGCGCGGCGCAGAACATGCTGCCTATATTTTTGATAATTGGACAACGACCGACGCAGGCTCTGGCATTAATACGCCTTGGGCTGTGGTGTCTGGCGATATGCTGACGCCGACCACACCAATTGTCATGGAATTTAACGGTAATGGTTACTCTGTCACCCGCACAGTTACGGTTGATGAGCGTTATTTGATTACCTTTTCTGATGTTGTGACCAATACATCAGGGGCCGAGATTAACTTGGTCCGCAAAGGTATTTCGCGCCAGCACGGCCTGCCCGATGATTTGACCAATTTCTTTATTATTCAAGAAGGCCCTGTTGCCATTGTCGATAATGAATTGGTTAAAATGAAGTATAAAAAGCTATCTAAAAAGCGCGAGCTTTTAGAAACTGGCGAAGGCGGTTGGGTTGGCCTGACGGATAAATATTGGCTGTCGGCTGCCATTGCCCCCCAGGGCAAAAACATGACAGCCAAATTTGGCTACCGCGAAATCAACGGCGAGGAGGTTTACGAGGCCGCCTATGTGACCACACCTGTTACCATCACACCAGGTAGTTCAGTTGAAAGTATCGGACGTGTGTTTGTCGGCGCGAAAGACCGCGCTGTCTTGGTCGATTATGAGCAAGAGTTAGGCATTGCCCAATTTGAGCGCGCGATTGATTGGGGTGCCATGCGTATCCTCGTGCGGCCCATGTCATCGGTGCTGTCATGGCTGGGCAAGCAGGTCGGCAATTACGGCGTTGCCATCCTCATCATGACTTTTGTCATTAAGTTGTTGATGTTCCCGCTATTTAACAAGCAATATGCCAGCCAAGCGAAAATGAAAAAAGTGCAGCCTAAGCAGAAGAAACTGCAAGAGCTTTACAAAGACGACCGCATGAAATTGCAGCAAGAGATTATGGCGCTGTATAAAAAAGAAGGCGTTAATCCGATGAGCGGCTGCCTGCCGATTATCCCAACGATCTTTGTCTTCTTTGCGCTTTATAAAACTGTGTTTATCAACGTCGACTTACGCCACGAACCGTTCTTTGGTTGGATCCGTGACCTGTCTGCCAAAGACCCCTTGTCCATTCTTAACGGATTTGGCGCGCTGCCTTGGCCCGCTGTGCCGCTTGAGTTTTTATCGTTCTTTGCGATTGGCCCGCTGGCGCTGCTTTACGGTATCACTATGGCGATGATGTATTCACTGACCCCACAAAATGCAGGCGGCGGCGAGCAAGCCGAAATGATGGCCAAGATGATGAAATTCATGCCGTGGATTTTCATGTTCATCCTCGCACCATTTGCGGCGGGTCTTTTGATTTACTGGGTGTGGAACAATATCCTGTCCTTCCTCCAGCAATATATCATCACGCGGAAATTTAAGGTCGATACACCGATTGATGCCTTCTTCCGTAAAATCACAGGCAAGCCTGATCCCGTAGAAGACGGCAGCTAG
- a CDS encoding TVP38/TMEM64 family protein, protein MSDLNLPEAGEVATPKSAVKRFAPLAIILIALAAFFALGGPKYVNIDTLRDNRDALAAFVDGNFVMAIAGFIALYAVLVGISFPGASILSVFGGFLFGTLSGGLAIVVGATIGATLIFLAARYAIGDALTKKAGPYMQKFEAGLKENEFSYMFILRLIPLFPFFIVNIVPALFDVKLRNYVITTFFGIMPGSLVYASVGAGVGAVFDAGEDVKLSGLMTQPKILLPIVGLIVLSLIPIAYKKFKAKAA, encoded by the coding sequence ATGTCAGATTTAAACCTTCCCGAGGCTGGTGAAGTCGCCACGCCAAAATCAGCCGTGAAACGCTTTGCACCGCTTGCGATAATCCTGATTGCGCTGGCCGCCTTTTTCGCTTTGGGCGGGCCGAAATATGTTAATATCGATACGTTGCGCGATAATAGAGACGCCCTAGCCGCCTTTGTTGACGGGAATTTTGTCATGGCGATTGCAGGGTTTATCGCGCTTTACGCGGTGTTAGTGGGCATATCTTTTCCAGGGGCCAGCATATTATCAGTCTTTGGCGGGTTTTTATTTGGCACGTTATCGGGCGGGCTTGCTATTGTTGTCGGGGCCACGATTGGTGCGACGCTGATATTCCTCGCCGCGCGATATGCCATTGGTGACGCGCTGACGAAAAAAGCGGGTCCTTATATGCAAAAGTTTGAGGCAGGGCTGAAAGAAAACGAATTTTCTTATATGTTTATCCTGCGCCTTATCCCGCTCTTCCCGTTTTTCATTGTTAACATCGTGCCCGCTTTGTTTGATGTGAAATTGCGCAATTACGTCATCACGACGTTTTTTGGGATTATGCCGGGCAGCCTCGTTTACGCCTCTGTCGGGGCCGGTGTTGGCGCAGTGTTTGATGCGGGTGAGGACGTAAAATTATCGGGTCTGATGACGCAGCCCAAAATCCTGCTGCCGATTGTTGGGTTGATTGTCCTGTCGCTCATCCCGATTGCTTATAAAAAATTTAAAGCCAAAGCGGCTTAA
- the rpmH gene encoding 50S ribosomal protein L34, whose protein sequence is MKRTFQPSVLVRKRRHGFRSRMATKAGRQVLARRRAKGRKVLSA, encoded by the coding sequence ATGAAACGTACTTTTCAACCATCCGTCCTTGTTCGCAAGCGTCGCCACGGTTTCCGGTCACGTATGGCCACAAAAGCAGGTCGTCAGGTTCTAGCCCGTCGCCGCGCCAAAGGCCGTAAGGTCTTGTCTGCGTAA
- the def gene encoding peptide deformylase — protein MTIRPILTVPNPILKQVSKPVDAVTDDIRTLMDDMLETMYAAPGIGLAAVQVGEPINVIVMDLAREGEDPAPQYFVNPEILEVVDDLTPYEEGCLSIPDVFDVIDRPKRVKLTYLDYNGERVTEWAEGLYAVCIQHEMDHLKGVVFIDYLSRMKRDRAVKKVQKQERLKATG, from the coding sequence ATGACCATACGACCCATATTAACTGTCCCTAATCCGATCCTAAAGCAGGTATCAAAACCCGTTGATGCGGTGACAGATGACATCCGAACTCTCATGGATGATATGCTAGAGACGATGTATGCCGCGCCCGGTATTGGCCTAGCGGCTGTGCAAGTGGGCGAGCCGATTAATGTCATCGTGATGGATTTAGCCCGTGAGGGTGAAGACCCCGCCCCGCAATATTTCGTCAATCCAGAAATTTTAGAAGTCGTTGACGACTTAACGCCCTATGAAGAAGGCTGCTTGTCTATCCCGGATGTATTTGATGTTATTGACCGCCCGAAACGCGTGAAATTGACTTATCTGGATTACAACGGAGAGCGCGTAACAGAATGGGCCGAAGGCCTTTATGCCGTCTGTATCCAGCACGAAATGGACCACTTAAAAGGCGTCGTCTTTATCGATTACCTCTCGCGTATGAAACGTGATCGCGCCGTCAAAAAAGTCCAAAAGCAAGAGAGACTAAAGGCGACGGGATAG
- the yihA gene encoding ribosome biogenesis GTP-binding protein YihA/YsxC → MDTSTQSNNEDAPHPYVEQGRLLFARDVTFMRSAVSLATLPDPGPPEICFAGRSNVGKSSLINALTNVNGLARASNTPGRTRELNYFNMDDRIWLVDLPGYGYARASKVDIAKWTELTRAFLRGRAQLRRVFVLIDSRHGLKESDFELMDMLDEAAVTYQLVMTKADKIKPPAVVKAVAKAQSQIKKRPAAFPVIIPTSSVKKTGLDILQGEIASLALPDHRV, encoded by the coding sequence ATGGACACGTCTACGCAAAGTAATAATGAAGACGCCCCACACCCCTATGTGGAACAAGGGCGTCTTTTATTTGCGCGCGACGTCACCTTCATGCGCTCCGCCGTCAGCTTGGCCACCCTCCCTGACCCCGGCCCGCCGGAAATTTGTTTTGCAGGACGCTCAAACGTTGGTAAATCCAGCCTGATTAACGCGCTGACCAATGTGAACGGACTGGCGCGCGCATCCAATACACCAGGCCGCACAAGAGAGCTGAATTATTTTAATATGGATGACCGTATCTGGCTGGTTGATTTGCCCGGCTATGGTTATGCGCGCGCGTCCAAAGTCGATATCGCCAAATGGACAGAGCTAACGCGGGCGTTCCTTCGGGGTCGTGCGCAGCTTCGCCGCGTCTTTGTTCTGATTGACAGTCGGCACGGATTAAAAGAGTCTGATTTTGAGTTGATGGATATGCTGGATGAGGCCGCAGTCACCTATCAGCTTGTCATGACCAAGGCCGATAAGATCAAACCGCCAGCCGTCGTCAAAGCTGTCGCGAAAGCGCAAAGTCAGATAAAGAAACGCCCTGCCGCCTTTCCCGTCATTATTCCGACATCATCGGTGAAGAAAACGGGGCTTGATATTCTGCAAGGTGAAATTGCCAGCTTGGCTTTGCCAGACCACCGCGTATAG
- a CDS encoding pyrimidine 5'-nucleotidase, which translates to MSPELSHITNWIFDLDNTLYRGDAAFFSQIDKKITAYISRYLTLQPQAARHLQKEYLAEYGTSLSGMMAVHGMDPAEFLDYVHDVDLDMLKPDPVLRERIGALPGRKFIYTNGSKGHARNVASHLNLFDLFDGSFGVEDANYQPKPKQPGYDIFNDVYDIDPTKAVFFEDSVRNLEVPKAMGMVTVLVTTEADFSDEPEITRPAGSTTRADWVDFVTNDITAFLGDMT; encoded by the coding sequence ATGTCGCCCGAGCTTTCCCATATTACCAACTGGATTTTTGATCTGGATAATACGCTATACCGTGGCGATGCAGCCTTTTTCTCGCAAATTGACAAGAAAATCACGGCCTATATTTCGCGCTACCTGACCCTGCAACCGCAAGCCGCGCGGCATTTACAAAAAGAATATCTGGCCGAATACGGAACGTCCTTATCGGGTATGATGGCGGTGCACGGCATGGACCCAGCAGAGTTTCTTGATTACGTGCATGACGTTGATTTGGACATGCTAAAGCCCGACCCTGTGCTGCGTGAGCGTATCGGCGCGCTGCCTGGCCGCAAATTTATTTACACCAATGGTTCCAAAGGGCATGCGCGCAATGTCGCCAGTCACTTAAATCTGTTTGATTTATTTGACGGTAGTTTCGGGGTCGAAGATGCCAATTATCAACCCAAGCCAAAACAGCCTGGCTATGATATTTTTAATGACGTTTATGATATTGATCCGACAAAAGCGGTATTTTTTGAAGACAGCGTGCGTAACCTCGAAGTCCCCAAAGCCATGGGCATGGTCACAGTCCTCGTTACGACCGAAGCAGATTTTTCTGACGAACCAGAGATAACCCGCCCCGCAGGCAGTACAACCCGCGCCGATTGGGTGGATTTCGTCACCAATGATATCACCGCCTTTTTGGGTGATATGACCTAA